A part of Miscanthus floridulus cultivar M001 chromosome 6, ASM1932011v1, whole genome shotgun sequence genomic DNA contains:
- the LOC136456824 gene encoding proteinaceous RNase P 2-like, which yields MENASNRHLIETWRTNGALYTSPSGSNDDWYWLYAAIKLNCLLVTNDEMRDHIFELLGSSFFPKWKQRHRVKYTFNKGKAVLVMPPPYSSEIQESEVGSWHIPMEEKSGDERGRIWLCIGRGGSCKEHGEVPTTNGVVHEIPPTEASNLVQQRLAENKDESITGKRKDRD from the exons ATGGAAAATGCATCTAATAGACATTTGATTGAGACTTGGAGAACAAATGGGGCTTTGTATACTTCACCAAGTGGGTCAAATGATGACTG GTATTGGCTATATGCAGCAATCAAACTAAATTGTTTGCTTGTGACTAATGATGAAATGAGAGATCACATATTCGAGCTTCTAGGGTCGTCCTTTTTTCCAAAGTGGAAGCAACGTCATCGG GTAAAGTACACCTTTAATAAAGGAAAAGCGGTGCTTGTGATGCCACCCCCTTATTCTTCAGAGATTCAA GAGTCAGAAGTGGGATCTTGGCACATTCCGATGGAAGAGAAGTCTGGCGATGAGAGAGGTAGGATTTGGCTTTGTATTGGCAGGGGAGGTTCGTGCAAAGAACATGGTGAAGTTCCCACAACTAATGGAGTTGTCCACGAAATTCCTCCAACTGAGGCATCTAACTTGGTGCAGCAGAGGCTGGCAGAAAATAAGGATGAGTCGATAACTGGTAAAAGAAAGGATAGAGATTGA